One segment of Triticum aestivum cultivar Chinese Spring chromosome 2A, IWGSC CS RefSeq v2.1, whole genome shotgun sequence DNA contains the following:
- the LOC123185137 gene encoding equilibrative nucleotide transporter 3-like — protein MAYGEVDHRGVHTTQEGKSLGVFICWFLGNGCLFGYNSMLTIEDYLVHLFPNYRPVRVITLTYQPLVLVIAAVFAYHEAKVNTRVRNLVGYSLFFLGSLALIILDLATSGRGGIATFIGVCTVVAVFGVPEGHVEGAMTGDLSLMCPEFIQSFSAGMAASGAITSALRLVTKAAFEKSRDGLRRGAMLFFAASCFFELLCVVLYAHVFPKLPIVKFYRAEAASEGSLTVVADLAAAGLQGQPKLSAEDDPAIPERLSNKQLLMQNMDYALDMFLIYLLTLSIFPGFLAEDLGSHSLGSWYALVLIATYNGSDLVGRYVPLVEIIKVTSRRGLLAAVLARYLLLPAFYCAARYGGEAWMILLVSVLGLSNGCLTVCVLTEAPKPYKGPEQNALGNLLVFCLLAGICLGAVLDWLWLIGKGW, from the exons ATGGCGTACGGCGAAGTTGACCATCGCGGGGTGCACACAACTCAGGAG GGCAAGAGTTTGGGCGTTTTCATTTGCTGGTTTCTGGGCAACGGATGCCTCTTCGGGTACAACAGCATGCTCACCATCGAAGATTACCTCGTCCACCTCTTCCCA AACTACCGTCCGGTTAGAGTCATCACTCTCACCTATCAGCCGCTTGTGCTCGTGATAGCTGCGGTGTTTGCCTACCATGAGGCGAAAGTAAACACCAGGGTGCGCAACTTGGTGGGGTACTCACTCTTCTTCCTCGGCTCGCTCGCTCTCATCATC CTGGATCTTGCGACGTCGGGAAGAGGTGGAATCGCAACCTTCATCGGCGTGTGTACGGTTGTGGCGGTGTTCGGCGTCCCGGAAGGTCATGTAGAAGGTGCCATGACCGGGGACCTGTCCTTGATGTGCCCGGAGTTCATACAG TCATTTTCTGCTGGCATGGCTGCATCTGGCGCAATAACGTCGGCCCTGAGGCTCGTTACAAAGGCGGCCTTCGAGAAATCCAGAGACGGCCTTCGCAGGGGAGCTA TGTTGTTCTTCGCCGCATCATGCTTCTTTGAGCTGCTGTGCGTCGTGCTGTACGCCCACGTCTTCCCCAAGCTGCCAATAGTGAAATTCTACCGTGCAGAGGCGGCTTCCGAGGGATCACTGACGGTCGTTGCCGACCTTGCTGCCGCTGGCCTCCAGGGACAGCCTAAACTATCG GCTGAAGACGACCCAGCCATCCCTGAACGTTTGAGCAACAAGCAGCTCCTTATGCAGAACATGGACTACGCCTTGGACATGTTCCTCATCTACCTGCTGACGCTGTCCATCTTCCCGGGATTTCTCGCCGAAGACCTCGGATCACACAGCCTGGGCTCCTG GTACGCGCTGGTGCTGATCGCGACCTACAACGGCTCGGACCTGGTCGGGAGATACGTGCCTCTGGTGGAGATCATCAAGGTGACGTCCCGGAGGGGACTGCTGGCCGCGGTGCTCGCCCGGTACCTGCTCCTCCCGGCGTTCTACTGCGCCGCCAGGTACGGAGGGGAGGCCTGGATGATCCTGCTCGTATCGGTTCTGGGACTCAGCAACGGGTGCCTGACCGTCTGCGTCCTGACCGAGGCGCCGAAGCCGTACAAG GGGCCAGAACAGAATGCTCTCGGAAACCTGCTCGTGTTCTGCCTCTTGGCGGGCATATGTTTAGGGGCTGTTCTTGACTGGCTGTGGCTCATAGGCAAAGGATGGTGA